One window of Cervus elaphus chromosome 2, mCerEla1.1, whole genome shotgun sequence genomic DNA carries:
- the ARHGAP32 gene encoding rho GTPase-activating protein 32 isoform X4, translating into MQELPLWQSLRNVLKPQFLSYDRKPGRLSASISLLCLLVFLSQTVSEHDRSQQSVTQMLMAYLSRLSAIAGNKINCGPALTWMEIDNKGNHLLVHEESSINTPAVGAAHVIKRYTARAPDELTLEVGDIVSVIDMPPKVLSTWWRGKHGFQVGLFPGHCVELINQKVPQSVTNSVPKPVSKKHGKLITFLRTFMKSRPTKQKLKQRGILKERVFGCDLGEHLLNSGFEVPQVLQSCTAFIERYGIVDGIYRLSGVASNIQRLRHEFDSEHVPDLTKEPYVQDIHSVGSLCKLYFRELPNPLLTYQLYEKFSDAVSAATDEERLIKIHDVIQQLPPPHYRTLEFLMRHLSLLADYCSITNMHAKNLAIVWAPNLLRSKQIESACFSGTAAFMEVRIQSVVVEFILNHVDVLFSGKINAVIQEGAASLSRPKSLLVSSPSTKLLTLEEAQARTQAQVNSPIVTENKYIEVGEGPAALQGKFHTIIEFPLERRRPQNKMKKSPVGSWRSFFNLGKSSSVSKRKLQRNESEPSEMKAMALKGGRAEGTLRSAKSEESLTSLHAVDGDSKLFRPRRPRSSSDALSASFNGEMLGNRCNSYDNLPHNGSEEEVGLLHIPALVSPHSAEDVDLSPPDIGVASLDFDPMSFQCSPPKAESECLESGASFLDSLGYSKDKQSTCKKDTETGGSQSQTPGSTASSEPVSPLQEKLSPFFTLDLSPTEEKASKPSSFTEKVVYAFSPKIGRKISKSPSLNISEPISVTLPARVSEVIGPVANTAAQNAPSVAWNKSGEESDVINRSPTQVVKRKANEREAQEGCECEAQPPDQGAAADVDSPGKEEPASSSQSKAVPSGQTQTGADTHDPPQDSVPVSSVSLIPPPPPPKNVARLLALALAESAQQASTQSLKRPGTCPAACAHCGDVAVAAAEDRPPAPYSSVTLEKAYFQTDRPTEQPHLQNKGPGHGDQPVPDTAAARDYTHSSATDSTGQSPPADLPGDQPHRIYLSGDPEKARVTSVPLTDSKSDDLITFPEDQSVKTSGPTVSFVEHDQLHFYSGDEPPSYLGASVDKPHHPSELADRSPAPSHLPRDKICPPSGSPEENTSTVPLAYVTHAPAVAIASASEASWEVAEQPSAVEYVTATLQRAQRASRPLPLPPSQRPAEQPLVLGQVQTTASIGLTNPHKVQGAVPAPERPSELRGLGDPAPVLVGDGGAAAQCPASAPAPQPVLPEKVREGARAPALHLRAESVPTHASCGFPTPAPPARTMESRLAAALHSGGADGAGSAGYHSFVAAASAEEALPLPLPVPQAKHASLKTAYSTFARPDLTTEPFGPENCLHFSMTPNCQFRPQSVPPHHGKAEPHPVYASRSEPPASMGPRYNTYVAPGRSVSGHHPKPCSRAEYVSSLSSSVRGGCYPEDMPPYPTIRRVQSLHAPPSSMIRSVPISRTEVPPDEEPAYCPRPLYQYKPYQSSQARSDYHVTQLQPYFENGRVHYRYSPYASSAGSYYSPDGALCDVDAYGTVQLRPLHRLPGRDLAFLAPRLQGKSVYALAGGAAVRPRPSVASYFPANDHSVVHMPPVADAKHAYASWDLEDLEKYRLQSIRRESRARQKAKGPVVSQYDNMSPAGAPDDLGGIYVIHLRSKSDPGKTGLLSVAEGKEGRHPAKALSPEGEDRFYRKHAEPELERAPHHQGGYGNGQPEKPCLPQKQSSVRNRKLHDAGCSLPEHRPHQEASHRQLCDPKNGPPFPQGAGPLDYGPKGLPDPAEPVSYLNSGGKYVPSGPESLRPSHKEVRLPKELERPRARQTPAAEKHPRDCYQEEEHLPQSALPPPKPERSHSLKLHHPQSADRDAGVRYHHHTHGRRAGRGAAGPQCDNLEGYHSPPQHQRAGFGAAAMGPYMPPGFPHPQSRTYATALGQGAFLPTELALQPPETQVHAE; encoded by the exons TATCTAAAAAGCACGGCAAGCTCATTACTTTTTTACGCACATTCATGAAGTCTCGtccaacaaaacagaaattgaagCAGCGTGGAATCTTGAAAGAAAGAGTGTTTGGCTGTGACCTGGGGGAGCACCTTCTGAATTCTGGTTTTGAAG TGCCCCAGGTTCTTCAAAGCTGCACAGCGTTCATCGAGAGATATGGCATTGTGGATGGAATATATCGACTCTCTGGCGTTGCCTCCAATATCCAAAGACTACG CCATGAATTTGACTCTGAACATGTTCCCGACCTGACAAAAGAACCCTATGTCCAAGACATCCATTCCGTGGGCTCCCTATGTAAGCTGTACTTCCGAGAGCTCCCCAACCCTCTACTCACCTACCAGCTATATGAGAAATTTTCT GATGCTGTTTCAGCAGCAACAGATGAAGAAAGGCTGATAAAAATTCATGATGTTATCCAGCAACTCCCTCCTCCACACTACAG aACACTGGAGTTCCTAATGAGACACTTGTCTCTTTTAGCTGACTATTGCTCCATCACAAATATGCATGCAAAAAACCTAGCAATCGTTTGGGCTCCAAACCTGCTAAG ATCAAAGCAgatagaatctgcctgcttcaGCGGGACAGCAGCTTTCATGGAAGTGAGGATTCAGTCTGTGGTTGTAGAGTTCATCCTCAACCACGTCGACGTGCTCTTCAGTGGGAAGATAAACGCAGTCATTCAGGAAGGAGCAG ctTCTCTGTCAAGACCTAAGTCCCTGCTGGTCTCGTCTCCATCTACCAAGCTGCTGACCCTGGAGGAAGCCCAGGCGCGAACACAGGCTCAGGTCAATTCTCCAATTGTGACCGAAAATAAATACATTGAAGTAGGAGAAGGACCTGCTGCACTCCAGGGGAAATTTCATACCATAATTGAGTTCCCACTCGAAAG GAGGAGgcctcaaaataaaatgaaaaagtctcCCGTGGGCAGCTGGCGTTCCTTTTTCAACTTGGGGAAATCCTCGTCTGTTTCTAAACGGAAGTTGCAGCGTAATGAGAGTGAGCCCTCCGAGATGAAGGCCATGGCTCTGAAAG GTGGCAGGGCAGAAGGGACCCTCCGCTCAGCTAAAAGTGAAGAGTCTCTTACTTCTCTCCATGCAGTCGATG GTGACTCCAAGCTGTTCCGACCCAGAAGACCCAGATCTAGCAGTGATGCCCTGAGCGCCTCTTTTAATGGCGAGATGCTGGGGAACCGCTGCAACTCCTACGACAACCTGCCCCACAACGGAAGCGAGGAGGAAGTCGGGCTGCTGCACATTCCGGCTCTTGTGTCTCCGCACTCAGCTGAGGATGTTGACTTGAGCCCACCAGACATCGGAGTAGCCAGCCTGGATTTTGATCCGATGTCATTTCAGTGCAGTCCTCCTAAGGCCGAATCAGAATGTCTGGAGAGCGGGGCTTCCTTCTTAGACTCCTTGGGCTACTCCAAGGATAAACAGAGTACCTGTAAGAAGGATACGGAAACAGGCGGTAGCCAGTCACAGACTCCAGGAAGCACTGCAAGttctgaacctgtgtctcctcttcAGGAGAAGCTGAGTCCATTCTTCACCCTGGACTTGAGCCCAACTGAAGAGAAAGCATCGAAGCCATCCTCCTTCACCGAAAAGGTCGTCTATGCTTTCTCTCCAAAGATTGGACGGAAGATAAGCAAATCACCCTCTCTGAACATATCCGAGCCCATTTCAGTGACCCTTCCCGCCCGGGTGTCAGAAGTCATCGGCCCCGTTGCAAACACGGCAGCTCAAAATGCACCTTCTGTAGCCTGGAACAAAAGTGGTGAAGAaagtgatgtcataaatagaTCCCCCACCCAGGTagtaaagagaaaagcaaacgaGAGAGAGGCCCAGGAAGGGTGTGAGTGTGAAGCCCAGCCCCCGGACCAGGGGGCTGCCGCAGACGTAGACTCAccagggaaggaggagcctgCCTCAAGCAGTCAGAGTAAGGCTGTACCTTCTGGACAGACTCAGACAG GAGCAGACACACATGACCCCCCTCAGGATTCCGTTCCTGTAAGCTCAGTCTCTCTTATCCCACCGCCACCGCCTCCGAAAAATGTGGCACGCCTGCTGGCACTGGCGTTAGCAGAGTCTGCACAGCAGGCCTCCACCCAGTCACTGAAGAGGCCAGGCACGTGCCCGGCGGCCTGTGCACACTGCGGGGACGTAGCGGTGGCCGCAGCCGAGGACAGACCGCCTGCTCCCTACTCTAGCGTTACTCTCGAGAAAGCCTATTTCCAAACCGACAGGCCAACAGAGCAGCCCCACCTCCAGAACAAGGGCCCTGGGCACGGTGACCAGCCAGTGCCAGACACAGCAGCTGCCAGGGACTATACCCATTCCAGCGCCACGGACTCCACGGGGCAGTCCCCCCCGGCAGACCTACCAGGCGATCAGCCACATCGAATCTATCTATCTGGGGACCCAGAGAAGGCCAGAGTCACTTCCGTTCCCTTGACAGACTCAAAGTCTGATGATCTCATCACTTTCCCTGAAGACCAGTCTGTGAAGACCAGTGGGCCGACCGTCTCCTTTGTGGAACACGATCAGCTCCATTTCTACAGTGGGGATGAGCCTCCTTCTTACCTTGGTGCAAGCGTGGATAAGCCCCATCACCCTTCAGAACTTGCAGACAGAAGTCCCGCCCCTTCTCATTTGCCTAGGGACAAAATCTGCCCTCCTTCCGGGTCCCCTGAAGAGAACACCAGCACAGTCCCCCTGGCGTACGTGACGCATGCTCCAGCAGTGGCCATAGCGAGCGCCAGCGAAGCCAGCTGGGAGGTGGCGGAACAGCCCAGCGCAGTGGAGTATGTAACCGCCACCCTTCAGCGTGCTCAACGAGCCAGCCGTCCCCTACCCCTACCTCCTTCCCAGAGACCCGCAGAGCAGCCCCTGGTCCTGGGGCAGGTACAGACCACAGCCAGTATAGGACTAACCAATCCCCACAAG GTTCAAGGAGCAGTTCCGGCTCCAGAGAGGCCATCCGAACTCAGGGGCCTGGGTGACCCTGCACCTGTCCTGGTTGGGGATGGCGGGGCCGCTGCACAGTGCCCAGCCTCCGCTCCAGCTCCCCAGCCCGTCCTTCCTGAAAAGGTGCGGGAAGGCGCCAGGGCGCCTGCGCTGCACCTGCGCGCCGAGTCTGTGCCCACGCATGCCTCCTGTGGCTTCCCCACCCCGGCGCCCCCCGCCAGGACCATGGAGAGCAGACTGGCTGCGGCCCTCCACTCGGGCGGCGCGGACGGGGCGGGCAGCGCCGGGTACCACTCCTTCGTTGCCGCTGCCTCTGCGGAAGAGGCCTTGCCTTTGCCCCTCCCCGTCCCACAAGCCAAGCACGCCTCTCTGAAGACTGCTTACTCCACGTTCGCCAGGCCCGACCTCACCACGGAGCCCTTCGGTCCGGAAAACTGTCTGCATTTCAGTATGACCCCAAACTGCCAGTTCCGCCCCCAGAGCGTGCCACCTCATCACGGTAAAGCGGAGCCGCACCCGGTGTACGCGTCCAGGTCGGAGCCACCAGCCTCCATGGGTCCCCGGTACAACACGTACGTGGCCCCCGGGAGAAGCGTGTCTGGACACCACCCGAAGCCGTGCAGCCGGGCCGAGTACGTGTCCTCGCTGAGCTCATCTGTCAGGGGTGGCTGCTACCCCGAAGACATGCCGCCGTACCCCACCATCCGCCGGGTGCAGTCTCTGCACGCGCCTCCGTCCTCCATGATCCGCTCTGTCCCCATCTCCAGGACTGAGGTGCCCCCAGATGAGGAGCCCGCCTACTGCCCACGACCCCTGTACCAGTATAAGCCATATCAGTCGTCCCAGGCCCGCTCGGACTACCACGTCACTCAGCTGCAGCCTTACTTCGAGAACGGCCGGGTGCACTACCGGTATAGCCCCTACGCCAGCTCGGCCGGTTCCTACTACAGCCCCGACGGCGCCCTGTGCGACGTGGATGCCTACGGCACGGTGCAGCTGCGGCCCCTGCACCGCCTGCCCGGCCGCGACCTGGCCTTCCTCGCCCCGCGGCTGCAGGGCAAGAGTGTGTACGCGTTAGCCGGGGGGGCGGCCGTGCGCCCCCGGCCCAGCGTGGCCAGCTACTTCCCGGCTAATGACCACAGCGTGGTCCATATGCCCCCGGTGGCCGACGCGAAGCACGCGTACGCCTCGTGGGACCTGGAGGACCTGGAGAAGTACCGCCTGCAGTCCATCCGCAGGGAGAGCCGCGCGCGGCAGAAGGCCAAGGGGCCCGTGGTGTCCCAGTACGACAACATGAGCCCGGCCGGCGCGCCGGACGACCTGGGCGGCATCTATGTCATCCACCTGCGCAGCAAGTCGgatcctgggaaaactggactcCTCTCGGTGGCCGAGGGCAAGGAGGGGCGGCACCCGGCCAAGGCCCTGAGCCCCGAGGGGGAGGACCGCTTCTACCGGAAGCACGCGGAGCCGGAGCTGGAGCGAGCGCCCCACCACCAGGGCGGGTACGGCAACGGGCAGCCGGAGAAGCCGTGCCTCCCCCAGAAGCAGAGCAGCGTCAGGAACCGAAAGCTGCACGACGCGGGCTGCAGCCTCCCCGAGCACAGGCCGCATCAGGAAGCAAGCCATAGGCAGCTGTGCGACCCGAAGAACGGACCCCCTTTCCCCCAGGGAGCCGGCCCGCTAGACTACGGGCCCAAAGGGCTTCCAGACCCTGCCGAGCCGGTCAGCTACCTTAACTCTGGAGGGAAGTACGTGCCGTCAGGGCCGGAGTCTTTAAGACCGAGCCACAAAGAGGTGCGGCTCCCCAAGGAGCTGGAGCGGCCCCGGGCCCGGCAGACCCCAGCCGCAGAGAAGCACCCCAGAGACTGCTACCAGGAGGAGGAGCACCTGCCGCAGTCCGCGCTCCCGCCGCCTAAGCCAGAGAGGAGTCACAGCCTCAAACTGCACCACCCCCAGAGCGCGGACAGGGACGCCGGCGTGCGGTACCACCACCACACCCACGGCAGGCGCGCGGGCCGGGGGGCTGCCGGGCCCCAGTGCGATAACCTGGAGGGCTACCACTCCCCGCCCCAGCACCAGCgggcgggcttcggagcagcagCAATGGGCCCGTACATGCCCCCcggcttcccccacccccagagcaggACATACGCCACGGCTCTGGGGCAGGGCGCCTTCCTGCCCACAGAGCTGGCCTTGCAGCCTCCTGAAACGCAGGTCCATGCAGAATGA
- the ARHGAP32 gene encoding rho GTPase-activating protein 32 isoform X5, which translates to MVERQAWISVSKKHGKLITFLRTFMKSRPTKQKLKQRGILKERVFGCDLGEHLLNSGFEVPQVLQSCTAFIERYGIVDGIYRLSGVASNIQRLRHEFDSEHVPDLTKEPYVQDIHSVGSLCKLYFRELPNPLLTYQLYEKFSDAVSAATDEERLIKIHDVIQQLPPPHYRTLEFLMRHLSLLADYCSITNMHAKNLAIVWAPNLLRSKQIESACFSGTAAFMEVRIQSVVVEFILNHVDVLFSGKINAVIQEGAASLSRPKSLLVSSPSTKLLTLEEAQARTQAQVNSPIVTENKYIEVGEGPAALQGKFHTIIEFPLERRRPQNKMKKSPVGSWRSFFNLGKSSSVSKRKLQRNESEPSEMKAMALKGGRAEGTLRSAKSEESLTSLHAVDGDSKLFRPRRPRSSSDALSASFNGEMLGNRCNSYDNLPHNGSEEEVGLLHIPALVSPHSAEDVDLSPPDIGVASLDFDPMSFQCSPPKAESECLESGASFLDSLGYSKDKQSTCKKDTETGGSQSQTPGSTASSEPVSPLQEKLSPFFTLDLSPTEEKASKPSSFTEKVVYAFSPKIGRKISKSPSLNISEPISVTLPARVSEVIGPVANTAAQNAPSVAWNKSGEESDVINRSPTQVVKRKANEREAQEGCECEAQPPDQGAAADVDSPGKEEPASSSQSKAVPSGQTQTGADTHDPPQDSVPVSSVSLIPPPPPPKNVARLLALALAESAQQASTQSLKRPGTCPAACAHCGDVAVAAAEDRPPAPYSSVTLEKAYFQTDRPTEQPHLQNKGPGHGDQPVPDTAAARDYTHSSATDSTGQSPPADLPGDQPHRIYLSGDPEKARVTSVPLTDSKSDDLITFPEDQSVKTSGPTVSFVEHDQLHFYSGDEPPSYLGASVDKPHHPSELADRSPAPSHLPRDKICPPSGSPEENTSTVPLAYVTHAPAVAIASASEASWEVAEQPSAVEYVTATLQRAQRASRPLPLPPSQRPAEQPLVLGQVQTTASIGLTNPHKVQGAVPAPERPSELRGLGDPAPVLVGDGGAAAQCPASAPAPQPVLPEKVREGARAPALHLRAESVPTHASCGFPTPAPPARTMESRLAAALHSGGADGAGSAGYHSFVAAASAEEALPLPLPVPQAKHASLKTAYSTFARPDLTTEPFGPENCLHFSMTPNCQFRPQSVPPHHGKAEPHPVYASRSEPPASMGPRYNTYVAPGRSVSGHHPKPCSRAEYVSSLSSSVRGGCYPEDMPPYPTIRRVQSLHAPPSSMIRSVPISRTEVPPDEEPAYCPRPLYQYKPYQSSQARSDYHVTQLQPYFENGRVHYRYSPYASSAGSYYSPDGALCDVDAYGTVQLRPLHRLPGRDLAFLAPRLQGKSVYALAGGAAVRPRPSVASYFPANDHSVVHMPPVADAKHAYASWDLEDLEKYRLQSIRRESRARQKAKGPVVSQYDNMSPAGAPDDLGGIYVIHLRSKSDPGKTGLLSVAEGKEGRHPAKALSPEGEDRFYRKHAEPELERAPHHQGGYGNGQPEKPCLPQKQSSVRNRKLHDAGCSLPEHRPHQEASHRQLCDPKNGPPFPQGAGPLDYGPKGLPDPAEPVSYLNSGGKYVPSGPESLRPSHKEVRLPKELERPRARQTPAAEKHPRDCYQEEEHLPQSALPPPKPERSHSLKLHHPQSADRDAGVRYHHHTHGRRAGRGAAGPQCDNLEGYHSPPQHQRAGFGAAAMGPYMPPGFPHPQSRTYATALGQGAFLPTELALQPPETQVHAE; encoded by the exons TATCTAAAAAGCACGGCAAGCTCATTACTTTTTTACGCACATTCATGAAGTCTCGtccaacaaaacagaaattgaagCAGCGTGGAATCTTGAAAGAAAGAGTGTTTGGCTGTGACCTGGGGGAGCACCTTCTGAATTCTGGTTTTGAAG TGCCCCAGGTTCTTCAAAGCTGCACAGCGTTCATCGAGAGATATGGCATTGTGGATGGAATATATCGACTCTCTGGCGTTGCCTCCAATATCCAAAGACTACG CCATGAATTTGACTCTGAACATGTTCCCGACCTGACAAAAGAACCCTATGTCCAAGACATCCATTCCGTGGGCTCCCTATGTAAGCTGTACTTCCGAGAGCTCCCCAACCCTCTACTCACCTACCAGCTATATGAGAAATTTTCT GATGCTGTTTCAGCAGCAACAGATGAAGAAAGGCTGATAAAAATTCATGATGTTATCCAGCAACTCCCTCCTCCACACTACAG aACACTGGAGTTCCTAATGAGACACTTGTCTCTTTTAGCTGACTATTGCTCCATCACAAATATGCATGCAAAAAACCTAGCAATCGTTTGGGCTCCAAACCTGCTAAG ATCAAAGCAgatagaatctgcctgcttcaGCGGGACAGCAGCTTTCATGGAAGTGAGGATTCAGTCTGTGGTTGTAGAGTTCATCCTCAACCACGTCGACGTGCTCTTCAGTGGGAAGATAAACGCAGTCATTCAGGAAGGAGCAG ctTCTCTGTCAAGACCTAAGTCCCTGCTGGTCTCGTCTCCATCTACCAAGCTGCTGACCCTGGAGGAAGCCCAGGCGCGAACACAGGCTCAGGTCAATTCTCCAATTGTGACCGAAAATAAATACATTGAAGTAGGAGAAGGACCTGCTGCACTCCAGGGGAAATTTCATACCATAATTGAGTTCCCACTCGAAAG GAGGAGgcctcaaaataaaatgaaaaagtctcCCGTGGGCAGCTGGCGTTCCTTTTTCAACTTGGGGAAATCCTCGTCTGTTTCTAAACGGAAGTTGCAGCGTAATGAGAGTGAGCCCTCCGAGATGAAGGCCATGGCTCTGAAAG GTGGCAGGGCAGAAGGGACCCTCCGCTCAGCTAAAAGTGAAGAGTCTCTTACTTCTCTCCATGCAGTCGATG GTGACTCCAAGCTGTTCCGACCCAGAAGACCCAGATCTAGCAGTGATGCCCTGAGCGCCTCTTTTAATGGCGAGATGCTGGGGAACCGCTGCAACTCCTACGACAACCTGCCCCACAACGGAAGCGAGGAGGAAGTCGGGCTGCTGCACATTCCGGCTCTTGTGTCTCCGCACTCAGCTGAGGATGTTGACTTGAGCCCACCAGACATCGGAGTAGCCAGCCTGGATTTTGATCCGATGTCATTTCAGTGCAGTCCTCCTAAGGCCGAATCAGAATGTCTGGAGAGCGGGGCTTCCTTCTTAGACTCCTTGGGCTACTCCAAGGATAAACAGAGTACCTGTAAGAAGGATACGGAAACAGGCGGTAGCCAGTCACAGACTCCAGGAAGCACTGCAAGttctgaacctgtgtctcctcttcAGGAGAAGCTGAGTCCATTCTTCACCCTGGACTTGAGCCCAACTGAAGAGAAAGCATCGAAGCCATCCTCCTTCACCGAAAAGGTCGTCTATGCTTTCTCTCCAAAGATTGGACGGAAGATAAGCAAATCACCCTCTCTGAACATATCCGAGCCCATTTCAGTGACCCTTCCCGCCCGGGTGTCAGAAGTCATCGGCCCCGTTGCAAACACGGCAGCTCAAAATGCACCTTCTGTAGCCTGGAACAAAAGTGGTGAAGAaagtgatgtcataaatagaTCCCCCACCCAGGTagtaaagagaaaagcaaacgaGAGAGAGGCCCAGGAAGGGTGTGAGTGTGAAGCCCAGCCCCCGGACCAGGGGGCTGCCGCAGACGTAGACTCAccagggaaggaggagcctgCCTCAAGCAGTCAGAGTAAGGCTGTACCTTCTGGACAGACTCAGACAG GAGCAGACACACATGACCCCCCTCAGGATTCCGTTCCTGTAAGCTCAGTCTCTCTTATCCCACCGCCACCGCCTCCGAAAAATGTGGCACGCCTGCTGGCACTGGCGTTAGCAGAGTCTGCACAGCAGGCCTCCACCCAGTCACTGAAGAGGCCAGGCACGTGCCCGGCGGCCTGTGCACACTGCGGGGACGTAGCGGTGGCCGCAGCCGAGGACAGACCGCCTGCTCCCTACTCTAGCGTTACTCTCGAGAAAGCCTATTTCCAAACCGACAGGCCAACAGAGCAGCCCCACCTCCAGAACAAGGGCCCTGGGCACGGTGACCAGCCAGTGCCAGACACAGCAGCTGCCAGGGACTATACCCATTCCAGCGCCACGGACTCCACGGGGCAGTCCCCCCCGGCAGACCTACCAGGCGATCAGCCACATCGAATCTATCTATCTGGGGACCCAGAGAAGGCCAGAGTCACTTCCGTTCCCTTGACAGACTCAAAGTCTGATGATCTCATCACTTTCCCTGAAGACCAGTCTGTGAAGACCAGTGGGCCGACCGTCTCCTTTGTGGAACACGATCAGCTCCATTTCTACAGTGGGGATGAGCCTCCTTCTTACCTTGGTGCAAGCGTGGATAAGCCCCATCACCCTTCAGAACTTGCAGACAGAAGTCCCGCCCCTTCTCATTTGCCTAGGGACAAAATCTGCCCTCCTTCCGGGTCCCCTGAAGAGAACACCAGCACAGTCCCCCTGGCGTACGTGACGCATGCTCCAGCAGTGGCCATAGCGAGCGCCAGCGAAGCCAGCTGGGAGGTGGCGGAACAGCCCAGCGCAGTGGAGTATGTAACCGCCACCCTTCAGCGTGCTCAACGAGCCAGCCGTCCCCTACCCCTACCTCCTTCCCAGAGACCCGCAGAGCAGCCCCTGGTCCTGGGGCAGGTACAGACCACAGCCAGTATAGGACTAACCAATCCCCACAAG GTTCAAGGAGCAGTTCCGGCTCCAGAGAGGCCATCCGAACTCAGGGGCCTGGGTGACCCTGCACCTGTCCTGGTTGGGGATGGCGGGGCCGCTGCACAGTGCCCAGCCTCCGCTCCAGCTCCCCAGCCCGTCCTTCCTGAAAAGGTGCGGGAAGGCGCCAGGGCGCCTGCGCTGCACCTGCGCGCCGAGTCTGTGCCCACGCATGCCTCCTGTGGCTTCCCCACCCCGGCGCCCCCCGCCAGGACCATGGAGAGCAGACTGGCTGCGGCCCTCCACTCGGGCGGCGCGGACGGGGCGGGCAGCGCCGGGTACCACTCCTTCGTTGCCGCTGCCTCTGCGGAAGAGGCCTTGCCTTTGCCCCTCCCCGTCCCACAAGCCAAGCACGCCTCTCTGAAGACTGCTTACTCCACGTTCGCCAGGCCCGACCTCACCACGGAGCCCTTCGGTCCGGAAAACTGTCTGCATTTCAGTATGACCCCAAACTGCCAGTTCCGCCCCCAGAGCGTGCCACCTCATCACGGTAAAGCGGAGCCGCACCCGGTGTACGCGTCCAGGTCGGAGCCACCAGCCTCCATGGGTCCCCGGTACAACACGTACGTGGCCCCCGGGAGAAGCGTGTCTGGACACCACCCGAAGCCGTGCAGCCGGGCCGAGTACGTGTCCTCGCTGAGCTCATCTGTCAGGGGTGGCTGCTACCCCGAAGACATGCCGCCGTACCCCACCATCCGCCGGGTGCAGTCTCTGCACGCGCCTCCGTCCTCCATGATCCGCTCTGTCCCCATCTCCAGGACTGAGGTGCCCCCAGATGAGGAGCCCGCCTACTGCCCACGACCCCTGTACCAGTATAAGCCATATCAGTCGTCCCAGGCCCGCTCGGACTACCACGTCACTCAGCTGCAGCCTTACTTCGAGAACGGCCGGGTGCACTACCGGTATAGCCCCTACGCCAGCTCGGCCGGTTCCTACTACAGCCCCGACGGCGCCCTGTGCGACGTGGATGCCTACGGCACGGTGCAGCTGCGGCCCCTGCACCGCCTGCCCGGCCGCGACCTGGCCTTCCTCGCCCCGCGGCTGCAGGGCAAGAGTGTGTACGCGTTAGCCGGGGGGGCGGCCGTGCGCCCCCGGCCCAGCGTGGCCAGCTACTTCCCGGCTAATGACCACAGCGTGGTCCATATGCCCCCGGTGGCCGACGCGAAGCACGCGTACGCCTCGTGGGACCTGGAGGACCTGGAGAAGTACCGCCTGCAGTCCATCCGCAGGGAGAGCCGCGCGCGGCAGAAGGCCAAGGGGCCCGTGGTGTCCCAGTACGACAACATGAGCCCGGCCGGCGCGCCGGACGACCTGGGCGGCATCTATGTCATCCACCTGCGCAGCAAGTCGgatcctgggaaaactggactcCTCTCGGTGGCCGAGGGCAAGGAGGGGCGGCACCCGGCCAAGGCCCTGAGCCCCGAGGGGGAGGACCGCTTCTACCGGAAGCACGCGGAGCCGGAGCTGGAGCGAGCGCCCCACCACCAGGGCGGGTACGGCAACGGGCAGCCGGAGAAGCCGTGCCTCCCCCAGAAGCAGAGCAGCGTCAGGAACCGAAAGCTGCACGACGCGGGCTGCAGCCTCCCCGAGCACAGGCCGCATCAGGAAGCAAGCCATAGGCAGCTGTGCGACCCGAAGAACGGACCCCCTTTCCCCCAGGGAGCCGGCCCGCTAGACTACGGGCCCAAAGGGCTTCCAGACCCTGCCGAGCCGGTCAGCTACCTTAACTCTGGAGGGAAGTACGTGCCGTCAGGGCCGGAGTCTTTAAGACCGAGCCACAAAGAGGTGCGGCTCCCCAAGGAGCTGGAGCGGCCCCGGGCCCGGCAGACCCCAGCCGCAGAGAAGCACCCCAGAGACTGCTACCAGGAGGAGGAGCACCTGCCGCAGTCCGCGCTCCCGCCGCCTAAGCCAGAGAGGAGTCACAGCCTCAAACTGCACCACCCCCAGAGCGCGGACAGGGACGCCGGCGTGCGGTACCACCACCACACCCACGGCAGGCGCGCGGGCCGGGGGGCTGCCGGGCCCCAGTGCGATAACCTGGAGGGCTACCACTCCCCGCCCCAGCACCAGCgggcgggcttcggagcagcagCAATGGGCCCGTACATGCCCCCcggcttcccccacccccagagcaggACATACGCCACGGCTCTGGGGCAGGGCGCCTTCCTGCCCACAGAGCTGGCCTTGCAGCCTCCTGAAACGCAGGTCCATGCAGAATGA